A stretch of the Corythoichthys intestinalis isolate RoL2023-P3 chromosome 22, ASM3026506v1, whole genome shotgun sequence genome encodes the following:
- the LOC130910441 gene encoding SOSS complex subunit C-like, with product MAAAAANPPGFPTKTRVAILAELDKEKRRLLQTQSLGEPGTNTPLSSRGGGAKEARDSAEQQHIAAQQKAALQHAHGHSSGFFITQDSSFGNLILPVLPRLEPDL from the coding sequence ATGGCTGCAGCTGCCGCCAACCCGCCAGGCTTTCCTACGAAGACCCGCGTCGCCATCCTGGCCGAGTTGGACAAGGAGAAACGGCGGCTGCTCCAGACTCAGTCTCTGGGCGAGCCTGGAACCAATACGCCTCTGTCCTCCAGAGGTGGCGGGGCGAAGGAGGCTAGGGACAGCGCGGAGCAACAGCACATCGCCGCCCAGCAGAAGGCCGCACTGCAGCACGCCCACGGACATTCGTCAGGGTTCTTCATCACCCAGGACTCGTCATTCGGGAACCTCATCCTCCCGGTGCTTCCACGTCTTGAGCCCGATTTGTAG
- the yars1 gene encoding tyrosine--tRNA ligase, cytoplasmic: protein MAAQLSPDEKLHLITRNLQEVLGEDKLKQLLQERELKLYWGTATTGKPHVAYFVPMSKIADFLKAGCEVTILFADLHAFLDNMKAPWELLELRVKYYEEIIKAMLESIGVPLDKLKFVKGTDYQLSREYTLDVYRLSSMVTEHDAKKAGAEVVKQVEHALLSGLLYPGLQALDEEYLKVDAQFGGVDQRKIFTFAEKYLPPLGFAKRIHLMNPMVPGLTGAKMSSSEEDSKVDLLDSKEDLKKKLKKVFCEPGNIQNNGVLSFVKFVLFPLRGVFSIKRDAKFGGDKVYAAYEEVEKDFVEELIHPGDLKASVEAALNELLDPIRKKFQSEELRKLTNAAYPTTKTKGAGKGAKAAGDDEELVPSKLDIRVGKIVNVEKHPDADSLYLEKIDIGEAEPRTVVSGLVAYISQEDLQDRMVLVLCNLKPQKMRGIESQAMLLCASIEGDPRRVEPLDPPEGSSPGDRVFVEGHEAGKPDEKLNPKKKVWEKLQVDLKISEECTAQWKDNLLMTKLGQITCKSLKGGNIS from the exons ATGGCAGCCCAGCTAAGCCCAGATGAGAAGCTGCACCTCATCACCAGGAACCTGCAG GAGGTGCTCGGGGAAGATAAGCTGAAGCAGCTCCTTCAGGAGAGAGAGTTGAAGCTGTACTGGGGAACCGCCACCACTGGCAAGCCTCATGTAGCTTACTTTGTTCCCATgtctaagatagcggacttcctCAAAGCTGGATGTGAG gtcaccattttgtttgcgGACTTACACGCCTTCCTCGACAATATGAAGGCTCCTTGGGAGCTCCTGGAGCTCCGGGTGAAGTACTATGAAGAGATCATCAAGGCTATGTTGGAGAGCATCGGCGTACCATTGGATAAACTCAAGTTTGTCAAAGGAACAGACTACCAGCTCAGTAG AGAGTACACTCTCGATGTGTACCGACTATCTTCCATGGTGACCGAGCATGATGCCAAAAAGGCTGGCGCCGAGGTGGTCAAGCAGGTGGAGCATGCTCTGCTGAGTGGTCTACTGTATCCAGGACTGCAG GCGCTTGATGAGGAGTACCTAAAGGTGGATGCCCAGTTTGGAGGAGTGGACCAAAGAAAGATCTTCACCTTTGCCGAGAAG TACCTCCCAccattgggctttgccaagcgcATCCATCTGATGAACCCAATGGTACCAGGACTGACTGGTGCCAAAATGAGCTCCTCAGAGGAA GATTCTAAGGTGGACCTGCTAGACTCTAAGGAAGACTTGAAGAAGAAGCTAAAAAAGGTCTTCTGTGAGCCAGGAAACATTCAGAACAATGGGGTTCTCTCCTTTGTCAAATTTGTGCTCTTCCCTCTTCGTGGAG TGTTCTCTATCAAAAGAGACGCAAAGTTTGGTGGAGACAAAGTCTACGCTGCGTATGAAGAAGTGGAGAAGGACTTTGTAGAGGAG CTCATTCACCCTGGAGACCTGAAGGCCTCTGTGGAGGCGGCCCTCAATGAGCTGCTGGACCCCATCCGCAAAAAGTTTCAGTCGGAGGAACTACGCAAACTGACCAATGCTGCTTACCCAACGACAAAGACGa AAGGAGCAGGCAAGGGTGCAAAAGCAGCAGGAGATGATGAAGAGTTAGTGCCATCTAAACTGGACATCCGGGTGGGAAAGATTGTCAATGTGGAGAAG CATCCAGACGCTGACTCGCTGTACCTGGAGAAGATTGACATTGGGGAGGCAGAGCCCAGGACCGTGGTTAGCGGGCTGGTAGCCTACATCTCCCAGGAGGACCTGCAAGACCGAAtggtgctggtgttgtgcaatcTCAAACCCCAGAAGATGCGTGGCATCGAGTCACAAGCCATGCTGCTCTGTGCTTCTAT TGAAGGTGATCCCAGGAGAGTGGAGCCACTTGACCCTCCTGAGGGTTCATCACCAGGCGACCGGGTCTTTGTGGAAGGTCACGAGGCAGGCAAACCAGACGAAAAACTTAACCCGAAGAAGAAAGTGTGGGAGAAACTACAA GTTGACCTGAAGATCTCAGAGGAGTGCACAGCTCAGTGGAAAGACAACCTGCTGATGACCAAACTAGGACAGATTACGTGTAAGAGTCTCAAGGGAGGCAATATCAGTTAG
- the LOC130910190 gene encoding uncharacterized protein LOC130910190, producing MGMYCCVPGCDSVSHYKNGLRKSGYSFHNFPAWRTNRGQQISEITKARRMAWVAAVRRKNISFDHISPGMKVCSRHFASGKPASEMQTTHPDWAPSLFLDGPEVKRITSARYKRLRWRRVFAVTSAVKDQLSAVPLQAEQAMQTMDKGAVHDDGDVAEEELLQAEQAMQTMDKGAVHDDGDVAEEESTDETVAECDLCQPRLEEINRLMEENRRLNKELEKRAMGEEFLKDDTKVEYYTGLPDMEVLMGLLSCILPRLSTPTGTLSPFQMLFLTLMHLKLNLPLQHIAHLFNVNGKTASEAFSEMIDVLHATISPLVIWPSREILHATMPYQFVEAFGRRVAVILDCFEIFTQKPSNLKAQAQSYSHYRQSNSMKYLIGVTPQGAISFISKGCGGGASDKHITETSGILDKLLPGDMVLADRGFDIQDSVGLMCAEVKIPAFTQGRSQLDASDVESTRKIAHLRIHVERVIGNIRNKYTILSNKVPISFVLPCKREDVTFLDKLVVVCCALTNMSTSVVVKIQ from the exons atgggtatgTATTGTTGTGTTCCCGGGTGCGACAGCGTCTCCCACTACAAAAACGGGTTGAGGAAAAGTGGATACTCTTTTCAcaattttcctgcatggaggaccaatagAGGGCAACAAATATCagagatcacgaaggcacgacggatggcttgGGTCgcggcggttcgtcggaaaaacatttcatttgaTCATATTTCTCCTGGAATGAAAGTGTGTTCCCGTCATTTCGCCTctg gtaaacctgcatcTGAAATGCAGACAACACACCCCGATTGGGCACCATCTCTCTTTTTGGATGgtcctgaggtcaagcgcatcaCATCGGCGCGTTATAAGAGATTGAGATGGCGAAGAGTGTTTGCTGTAACTTCAGCAGTAAAAGACCAGCTATCTGCAGTCCCGTTGCAAGCAGAACAGGCAATGCAGACTATGGACAAGGGAGCTGTTCATGATGATGGGGATGTAGCAGAGGAAGAATTGTTGCAAGCAGAACAGGCAATGCAGACTATGGACAAGGGAGCTGTTCATGATGATGGGGATGTAGCAGAGGAAGAATCAACTGATGAGACCGTTGCAGAATGTGATTTATGTCAGCCAAGGCTCGAGGAGATAAATCGTCTAATGGAGGAGAACAGACGCTTGAATAAAGAACTTGAAAAGCGGGCAATGGGTGAGGAATTTCTGAAGGATGACACCAAAGTAGAATACTACACTGGACTTCCAGACATGGAGGTGCTTATGGGTCTGCTTTCATGCATCTTGCCTCGTTTGTCGACACCTACAGGAACACTTTCACCATTTCAGATGCTTTTCCTCACTCTTATGCACCTAAAGCTTAACTTGCCTTTGCAACACATTGCACACCTGTTTAATGTCAATGGAAAAACAGCCTCCGAAGCCTTTAGCGAGATGATAGATGTTTTGCATGCAACAATCAGCCCTTTAGTTATCTGGCCATCAAGAGAAATATTACATGCAACTATGCCCTATCAATTTGTGGAGGCATTTGGTAGGCGTGTTGCTGTAATACTGGACTGTTTTGAGATATTTACTCAGAAACCATCTAATCTAAAAGCCCAAGCCCAGTCATACTCCCATTACAGACAGAGTAATTCAATGAAGTATCTAATTGGGGTAACACCACAGGGTGCTATTTCATTCATCTCCAAAGGATGTGGTGGAGGTGCAAGTGATAAACACATTACAGAAACAAGTGGAATTCTAGATAAACTACTTCCTGGTGATATGGTGTTGGCAGATAGAGGGTTTGATATACAAGACAGTGTGGGGCTCATGTGTGCAGAAGTCAAGATCCCAGCTTTTACTCAAGGTCGCAGCCAGCTTGATGCAAGTGATGTGGAGAGCACGAGGAAAATTGCACACCTCCGCATTCATGTGGAACGGGTGATTGGGAACATTCGAAATAAGTACACCATTTTGTCAAACAAGGTTCCCATTAGTTTTGTGCTACCGTGTAAAAGGGAGGATGTTACCTTTCTTGATAAGCTTGTGGTTGTTTGCTGTGCTCTTACAAATATGAGCACAAGTGTTGTCGTGAAAATTCAATAA